Proteins encoded by one window of Camelus bactrianus isolate YW-2024 breed Bactrian camel chromosome 9, ASM4877302v1, whole genome shotgun sequence:
- the COX7A1 gene encoding cytochrome c oxidase subunit 7A1, mitochondrial, whose product MRALRVSQALVRSFSSTARKRFENRVPEKQKLFQEDNDLPVHLKGGATDNILYRVTMTLCLGGTLYSLYCLGWASFPHKK is encoded by the exons ATGAGGGCCCTGCGG gTCTCCCAGGCACTGGTACGCTCCTTTAGCTCTACCGCCCGGAAACGCTTTGAGAACCGAGTGCCTGAGAAACAGAAACTCTTCCAG GAGGACAATGACCTCCCCGTGCACTTGAAGGGCGGTGCGACCGACAACATCCTGTACCGAGTGACCATGACCCTGTGTCTGGGGG GCACTCTCTACAGCCTGTACTGTCTTGGCTGGGCCTCCTTCCCTCACAAGAAGTGA